Part of the Pseudomonas lijiangensis genome is shown below.
TGCTGCCGGTGTGCCTGCCGTGGATTGCAGCACCATCGATCCACAGACCATTCGTGAGATATCGGCCATTGCCGCGAAAAAAGGTGTGGTTGTCAGTGATGCGCCGGTCTCTGGAGGAACGGCTGGCGCTCAGGCCGGGACGCTGACTTTCATGGCGGGAGGAACGCCTGAACACTTTGCCGTGCTCAAGCCGGTGCTGGAGCAGATGGGCCGTAATATCGTGCATTGCGGGGATGTCGGGACCGGGCAGATTGCCAAGATCTGCAACAACATGCTGCTGGCCATTTCCATGATCGGCATTTCTGAATCCATGGCTCTGGGCAATTCCCTGGGGATCGATCCTCAGGTGCTGGCGGGGATCATCAACACGTCGACCGGGAGTTGCTGGAGTTCAGAGTTCTACAATCCATGGCCGGGCATCGTGGAGACCGCGCCTGCTTCGCGAGGCTACACCGGCGGTTTTGGCGCAGAGCTGATGCTCAAGGATCTGGGCCTGGCAACCGAAGCCGCCAAGTCAGCGCATCAGCCTGTGATCCTTGGTGCCCTGGCCCAGCAGCTTTATCAGGCGATGAGTCTGCGGGGTGATGGCAACAAGGATTTTTCAGCGATCGTCGAAGGGTATCGACGCAAGGAGTGAAGGCTCAGGCCACTATCGAATCCAGTGAACGGTCGACCATTGCCTTGGCCATTTGCGCCAGGTGCAGGATCGAGATTGTCAGGTCATGGTTATGACCGTCACTGGCTTCATTGGCGGTGGCAATGATGCAACGCAGCAAGTCGGACGCGAGATTGAGTCCATCCTGCTGGCTGAGGGCTTCGTTGACGATGAACGGTTTGATGTCGGGCATGGGCAACTCGAAGATAAATGAAGCAGAGAAATGCATTCGCGCATCGGTGAGACTGCTTGAAATACAGACTCGCCTTCGCTCGAAGACATTGCCCGCAGAGCCTAGAGAGGCCGATTCCGGCACGCAATAGGGTGTAGCCGTCTCGGAAACTTCACTCAATAGAGCAAGATTCATCCCGCATTCGTGGCAGCGAATCTCTGGCAATCAGAGTGTGTTTCTGCCGTCTTGTCACATCTTGTCCAACCTTCGCGAATGTAGATGCATACGATTCTCTTTTACTTTAAAGAATCGTAAGGACGTTCCATGCATTCTCCCCTCCGTTTGCGGCCTTCGGCTGTGATGATCAAACTGGCGCTGGCTTGTCTGGCCTCGGGTCAGGCCTATGCGCAAGAGCAGACCGAACCTCAGGAATCGGCCAACGTGCTGTCGATTTCAGACGTGGTGGTCACTGCTGCCGGTTATGAGCAGAACCTGGAGGATGCACCGGCGTCGATGACTGTCATTACCGGTGACGAACTGCGCAAGAAGTCCTTCCGCGACCTGACCGATGCGGTGCGTGACGTGGAGGGCGTCACCGTCAACGGCGGGGCCAACGAAACCGATATTTCCATTCGCGGCATGCCTGCCGATTACACGCTGATCCTGGTGGACGGCAAGCGCCAGAGTGCGCGCGAGTCCCGGGTCAACGGCAATAGCGGCTACGAGCAGAGTTTCATTCCGCCAGCCGAAGCCATCGAGCGAATCGAAGTGGTACGTGGCCCGATGTCGTCGTTGTACGGCTCCGATGCCATCGGCGGCGTCATCAACATCATCACCCGCAAGGTAACGCCGGAGTGGGGCGGTTCGATCACCTACGATTACTCGGCTCGCCAGCACAGCGACCAGGGCAATGCCCGTCAGACCCAGTTCTACCTCAGTGGCCCGATCAAGGAAGACTTGCTTGGCTTGCAGGTGTGGGGACGTTATCTGGATCGTCAGGCGGACGACGATATCGAACAGACCAATGGCTTCAGCAAGGCGGATCACCGTGACCTCACTGCGCGGCTGGCGATTACCCCGAACGCCGATCACGAGATTCTGCTGGAAGCCGGTGCGACACGCCTGAAGAACGGCGATGGCCTGAGCGCCAACTGGGCGACTCGCGAGCAGGAAAACAACCGCGATCACTGGTCGATTTCCCATCAGGGACGCTGGGGCTGGGCGACTTCCGATGTGTCGCTGGCGTACGAAAAATCCAGCCGCGAAGGTCTGGCCGATTCGACCCAGACCGATGTGCTGGGCCGCAAGCCGGAAGTCGAGAACACCG
Proteins encoded:
- the mmsB gene encoding 3-hydroxyisobutyrate dehydrogenase, whose product is MKIAFIGLGNMGAPMARNLIKAGHHLHVCDLNKTVLAELAALGASIRETPKHAAQGSELVITMLPAAVHVRSVYLEEDGVLEGIAAGVPAVDCSTIDPQTIREISAIAAKKGVVVSDAPVSGGTAGAQAGTLTFMAGGTPEHFAVLKPVLEQMGRNIVHCGDVGTGQIAKICNNMLLAISMIGISESMALGNSLGIDPQVLAGIINTSTGSCWSSEFYNPWPGIVETAPASRGYTGGFGAELMLKDLGLATEAAKSAHQPVILGALAQQLYQAMSLRGDGNKDFSAIVEGYRRKE
- a CDS encoding DUF6124 family protein, whose amino-acid sequence is MPDIKPFIVNEALSQQDGLNLASDLLRCIIATANEASDGHNHDLTISILHLAQMAKAMVDRSLDSIVA
- a CDS encoding TonB-dependent receptor domain-containing protein — protein: MHSPLRLRPSAVMIKLALACLASGQAYAQEQTEPQESANVLSISDVVVTAAGYEQNLEDAPASMTVITGDELRKKSFRDLTDAVRDVEGVTVNGGANETDISIRGMPADYTLILVDGKRQSARESRVNGNSGYEQSFIPPAEAIERIEVVRGPMSSLYGSDAIGGVINIITRKVTPEWGGSITYDYSARQHSDQGNARQTQFYLSGPIKEDLLGLQVWGRYLDRQADDDIEQTNGFSKADHRDLTARLAITPNADHEILLEAGATRLKNGDGLSANWATREQENNRDHWSISHQGRWGWATSDVSLAYEKSSREGLADSTQTDVLGRKPEVENTVFDAKLVMPTEHNITTVGMQWNDTTVTDWNQGLGDRRNYEFSVVQRALFAENEWSMTDTFSLTTGLRMDDHEQYGVHFSPRVYGVWRATDDWTFKGGVARGFKAPEVRAVVPGYSYLRRNRFVMFGNPDLKPETSTNYELSALWSNRNNLSAGATVFYNDFQDKLSTVTTTEVWNGFIVMDRVNVDKAVIQGVELNGRWDVTSAVALKANFTYTDSEQKSGANAGAPLALTPERKANLRAEWQLNDRTQLWAVTNYYGKEYGNTITDEASPAYTTADFGGSYELSKNISLNGALYNVTNRRLDDETYGTVNYGRTLWASTTVRF